A stretch of Shinella zoogloeoides DNA encodes these proteins:
- a CDS encoding MbcA/ParS/Xre antitoxin family protein — MQRKPVQQANAEGVVLTKAAVRAADRLGLTARILSAVIGVSEATVSRLKRQDVLLERGTKPFELAVLLVRLFRSLDAIAGGDEGVSRAWMTAENTVLGARPVDRITSVTGLVDVLAYLDARRALV, encoded by the coding sequence ATGCAGCGCAAACCCGTACAGCAGGCCAATGCCGAGGGCGTCGTGCTCACCAAGGCGGCTGTCCGCGCGGCGGACAGGCTGGGCCTGACGGCGCGCATTCTCTCGGCGGTCATCGGCGTTTCGGAGGCGACGGTCTCGCGGCTGAAACGGCAGGATGTACTGCTGGAGCGCGGCACCAAGCCCTTCGAGCTTGCCGTCCTGCTTGTGCGCCTCTTCCGCTCGCTCGACGCCATCGCCGGTGGCGACGAGGGCGTCTCGCGCGCCTGGATGACGGCGGAGAACACGGTGCTTGGCGCACGCCCCGTCGACCGCATCACCTCCGTTACCGGCCTTGTCGATGTCCTTGCCTATCTGGACGCCCGCCGCGCTCTCGTCTGA
- a CDS encoding RES family NAD+ phosphorylase, whose product MSLPIWTPAALSSEARPFAGPVWRFVEAQHRVSTLKLVDTLDEQALLEDLLEESKPVLPPECAGLDYLLATPFRYGAVYPHGSRFRRAGRTLGVYYAALTVETALAEMGFYRLLFFSESPATPLPGNAADYTAFSAAVATEKSIDLTRPPLDRDAPHWTHPTDYAACQSLADGAREGGIAAILYRSVRDPAAGTNMALLTATGFAAPKPVERQTWRIRLSALGVQALCDHPPRRIGFSREDFRGDPRIG is encoded by the coding sequence ATGTCCTTGCCTATCTGGACGCCCGCCGCGCTCTCGTCTGAGGCGCGGCCCTTCGCGGGTCCCGTCTGGCGGTTCGTCGAGGCGCAGCACCGCGTCTCGACCCTGAAGCTCGTCGATACGCTGGACGAGCAGGCCTTGCTGGAAGACCTCCTGGAGGAGAGCAAGCCGGTCCTTCCGCCCGAATGCGCCGGCCTCGATTATCTGCTCGCCACACCCTTCCGCTATGGCGCGGTCTACCCGCATGGCTCGCGCTTCCGCAGGGCAGGGCGCACGCTCGGCGTCTACTACGCGGCGCTGACGGTGGAGACGGCGCTGGCCGAAATGGGCTTCTACCGCCTGCTGTTCTTTTCCGAATCGCCGGCAACGCCACTGCCCGGCAACGCCGCCGACTACACCGCCTTCTCCGCCGCCGTTGCGACGGAAAAATCGATCGACCTCACGCGCCCGCCGCTCGACCGTGACGCCCCGCACTGGACGCACCCGACCGACTACGCCGCCTGCCAGTCGCTGGCCGACGGCGCACGGGAAGGCGGCATCGCCGCCATCCTCTACCGCTCGGTGCGCGATCCCGCTGCCGGCACCAACATGGCGCTGCTGACGGCAACCGGCTTTGCCGCGCCAAAACCGGTGGAGCGCCAGACCTGGCGCATCCGGCTCTCTGCCCTCGGCGTGCAGGCGCTCTGCGACCACCCGCCAAGGCGCATCGGCTTTTCCCGCGAGGATTTTCGAGGGGATCCGCGCATCGGGTGA